A section of the Longimicrobiales bacterium genome encodes:
- a CDS encoding ABC-F family ATP-binding cassette domain-containing protein — protein MISVSNLSKQFGDRTLFEGASFQLNSGQRYGLVGANGCGKTTLLNVMSGHMESTEGSVSIPKRLRLGVLRQDQFLYEEQEVLNVALMGNPDLWDAMAEKEKILAAAEGGEAEFDADRFGELEEIVQLYDGYTAEARAATILEGLGLPAEVHRRPLSTLSGGFRLRVLLAQVLASAPDVLLLDEPTNHLDILSIRWLEKFLREFAGPVVVISHDHRFLDQVVTDILDVDYQTVMLYKGNYSFFINAKQEDRDRREKEISSREKEIAHHQKFVDRFKAKASKARQAGSKLKLIEKKSADLTALPGSSRRYPKFRFEPRRPSGKEVLTISGITKAFGENQVLHGVDLEVRRGDRLAIMGPNGIGKSTLLKIVMDDLEADEGEVKWGYETHRGYFAQDHKEDFDDASRTAEEWLWDFCASRDRGYVRGQMGMMLFSGDEGEKRLEALSGGEAARLIFSRLAIERPNVLILDEPTNHLDLESIEALVHGLKNFDGTLILVSHDRWFVSQLATRVVEIKPDEVRDYLGTYEEYVHFCGDDHLDSDSVVMKAKAERKDSKKSGKDSWKENKKARSVAPEVLLNRLTRQRDDLTRKIETAEARISEIDQAFCEPGFFEDTSADEVADLDNERAKLKGKVEDVMSQWEGVEREIERVPNS, from the coding sequence ATGATTTCCGTATCTAACCTCTCCAAACAGTTCGGTGACCGCACTCTCTTCGAGGGCGCGTCGTTTCAGCTCAATTCTGGGCAGCGCTACGGCCTCGTAGGCGCCAACGGATGCGGCAAGACGACACTCCTCAACGTGATGAGCGGGCACATGGAATCGACCGAGGGATCTGTCTCGATCCCCAAACGGTTACGCCTTGGCGTGCTGCGTCAGGACCAGTTCCTCTACGAAGAGCAAGAGGTCCTGAATGTGGCGCTCATGGGCAACCCAGATCTCTGGGACGCCATGGCGGAGAAAGAGAAGATCCTTGCGGCCGCCGAGGGTGGTGAGGCCGAATTCGACGCAGACCGCTTCGGCGAGCTCGAAGAGATCGTGCAGCTCTACGACGGATACACGGCGGAGGCCCGCGCCGCGACAATCTTAGAAGGGCTCGGACTCCCTGCAGAGGTACACAGAAGACCTCTGTCGACCCTCTCCGGCGGGTTCCGCCTTCGCGTCCTGCTCGCCCAGGTCCTCGCGAGTGCTCCTGACGTTCTCCTCCTCGATGAGCCCACCAACCACCTCGACATCCTGTCGATCCGTTGGCTGGAGAAGTTCCTGCGTGAATTCGCCGGGCCAGTCGTCGTGATCTCCCACGATCATCGGTTCTTGGATCAGGTCGTGACGGACATCCTGGACGTGGACTACCAGACGGTCATGCTCTACAAGGGCAACTACTCGTTCTTCATCAATGCCAAGCAGGAAGACCGCGATCGTCGTGAGAAGGAAATCAGTTCACGCGAAAAAGAGATCGCGCATCATCAGAAGTTCGTCGATCGTTTCAAAGCCAAGGCCAGCAAAGCACGTCAAGCTGGGAGTAAGCTCAAGCTGATCGAAAAGAAGTCTGCCGACCTCACGGCACTTCCAGGCAGCTCGCGCCGATATCCCAAGTTCCGGTTCGAACCACGCCGGCCGAGCGGCAAGGAGGTCCTGACCATCTCCGGCATCACAAAGGCCTTCGGTGAGAACCAGGTACTGCACGGAGTGGACCTCGAGGTCCGCCGCGGTGATCGCCTCGCCATCATGGGCCCGAACGGGATTGGGAAGTCGACGCTCCTGAAGATCGTCATGGACGACCTCGAAGCGGACGAAGGTGAAGTGAAGTGGGGGTACGAGACCCATCGCGGTTACTTCGCCCAGGATCACAAAGAGGACTTCGACGACGCTTCGCGAACCGCTGAAGAATGGCTGTGGGACTTCTGCGCCAGCCGTGACCGCGGGTATGTGCGCGGCCAGATGGGCATGATGCTCTTTTCCGGAGACGAGGGCGAGAAACGACTCGAGGCGCTGTCAGGTGGAGAAGCAGCGAGGCTGATCTTCAGCCGACTGGCCATCGAAAGGCCGAATGTCCTGATTCTGGATGAGCCCACCAACCACCTTGACCTCGAGTCCATCGAGGCGCTGGTACACGGCCTGAAGAATTTCGACGGTACGCTGATCCTGGTGTCTCACGACCGTTGGTTCGTCAGTCAGCTCGCGACGCGGGTTGTCGAAATCAAGCCGGACGAGGTCAGGGACTACCTGGGCACCTACGAGGAGTACGTGCACTTCTGCGGAGACGACCACCTCGACTCCGACAGCGTAGTCATGAAGGCAAAAGCAGAGCGAAAGGACTCCAAGAAGAGCGGAAAAGACTCGTGGAAGGAGAACAAGAAGGCGAGATCGGTCGCGCCGGAGGTCCTTCTGAACCGGCTCACCCGCCAGCGTGACGACCTCACTCGGAAGATCGAAACCGCCGAAGCCCGGATCTCCGAGATCGACCAAGCCTTTTGTGAGCCCGGGTTCTTCGAGGACACGTCTGCAGACGAAGTGGCCGACCTCGACAACGAGCGCGCGAAGCTGAAGGGGAAGGTCGAGGACGTGATGTCCCAATGGGAAGGAGTCGAGCGCGAGATCGAGCGAGTGCCAAACTCGTGA
- a CDS encoding MoxR family ATPase translates to MTDTPSLDIEVIQAKIQQESAFVERLLTEVGRVIVGQKTMVERLLIGLLADGHVLMEGVPGLAKTLTVKTLAQAIDTEFRRLQFTPDLLPADLTGTLIYDPKDQEFKTKKGPIFANIILADEINRSPAKVQAALLEAMQEHQVTIGEKSYPLDDPFLVLATQNPIEQEGTYPLPEAQVDRFMLKLSVEYPTGDEELQIMRRMSSGVTAEVNPVVTPAEIIKARKAVEMIYMDQQVERYIVDLVLATRDPAAYGLDDLTDLISYGASPRATICLAKTARAHAFLQRRGFVTPDDVRAMGMDVLRHRVLVTYEAEAEEVTPEDVVQRILDSVEVP, encoded by the coding sequence ATGACCGATACACCAAGCCTCGATATCGAGGTCATTCAAGCGAAGATCCAGCAGGAAAGTGCCTTCGTGGAGCGCCTGCTCACCGAGGTCGGCCGCGTCATCGTTGGACAGAAGACGATGGTCGAGCGTTTGCTCATTGGACTGCTCGCCGACGGGCATGTTCTGATGGAAGGCGTGCCCGGCCTGGCCAAGACGCTCACGGTGAAAACGCTGGCTCAGGCCATCGACACCGAGTTCCGTCGGCTACAGTTCACGCCGGATCTTTTGCCGGCGGATCTGACGGGAACCCTGATCTACGACCCGAAGGACCAAGAGTTTAAAACCAAGAAGGGTCCGATCTTCGCCAACATCATTTTGGCGGACGAGATCAACCGGTCGCCAGCGAAAGTTCAGGCTGCGCTCCTCGAGGCGATGCAGGAGCACCAGGTCACCATTGGGGAAAAGAGTTATCCCCTGGACGACCCGTTCCTCGTGCTCGCGACGCAGAACCCGATCGAACAGGAAGGCACGTATCCGTTGCCGGAAGCCCAGGTCGACCGGTTTATGCTGAAGTTGTCGGTGGAGTATCCGACGGGGGACGAAGAGCTGCAGATCATGCGCCGTATGTCGTCAGGCGTGACTGCGGAGGTGAATCCAGTCGTTACGCCGGCGGAGATCATCAAGGCGCGTAAGGCGGTCGAGATGATCTATATGGATCAGCAAGTCGAGCGGTACATTGTCGATCTCGTTCTCGCGACGCGTGATCCGGCGGCGTATGGATTGGATGATCTGACGGACCTCATCTCCTACGGGGCGTCACCCCGAGCGACGATCTGTCTGGCCAAGACGGCGCGGGCACATGCGTTCCTGCAGCGCCGCGGCTTCGTGACCCCGGACGATGTACGTGCCATGGGAATGGACGTGCTTCGCCATCGTGTCCTCGTTACGTACGAGGCTGAGGCTGAAGAAGTCACACCTGAAGATGTGGTACAGCGGATTCTCGACAGCGTCGAAGTACCCTAG
- a CDS encoding DUF58 domain-containing protein, whose amino-acid sequence MIPREILKKVRRIEISTRGLVNEVFSGEYHSVFKGRGMSFAEVREYQYGDDIRSIDWNVTARSGSPFVKIFEEERELTVMLLFDVSGSGDFGTRERLKSEVAVEICALLAFSAIKNNDKVGLIIFSDQVEKFVPPRKGRRHVLRVLRELLYHEPQGKGTDIAGALEYLTHVQRKKAVSFLVSDFQDEGFEKALAVAGRRHDLIAVRLGDQRERDLPELGFVELEDPETGERVVVNTSGKGFRSRFRDLAAAAQLRTNKMLRKSKVDVIDIETGQPYVKPLMRFFRERASRQ is encoded by the coding sequence ATGATCCCGCGCGAGATCCTTAAGAAGGTCCGACGCATCGAGATCTCCACACGGGGTCTGGTGAACGAGGTCTTCTCCGGTGAATACCACTCGGTCTTCAAAGGCCGTGGTATGAGCTTCGCCGAGGTGCGCGAGTATCAGTACGGGGACGACATCCGGTCTATCGATTGGAACGTCACCGCGCGCAGTGGCTCGCCGTTCGTGAAGATCTTCGAAGAAGAGCGCGAACTCACCGTAATGCTACTCTTCGACGTCAGCGGCTCCGGAGACTTCGGGACGCGGGAACGTTTGAAGAGCGAGGTCGCAGTCGAGATCTGCGCGCTCCTCGCGTTCAGCGCGATCAAGAACAACGACAAGGTCGGCCTCATCATCTTCTCAGATCAGGTCGAGAAGTTCGTGCCCCCAAGAAAGGGGCGACGACATGTGCTTCGCGTCCTGCGTGAGCTGCTGTACCACGAGCCGCAGGGGAAAGGCACGGACATCGCGGGAGCCTTGGAATACCTTACGCACGTGCAACGGAAGAAGGCCGTGAGTTTCCTGGTCTCGGACTTCCAAGACGAGGGCTTCGAGAAGGCACTCGCCGTGGCGGGCCGCCGGCACGACCTCATCGCGGTGCGGCTGGGGGATCAACGCGAGCGAGACCTGCCGGAACTCGGTTTCGTCGAGCTTGAGGATCCCGAGACGGGCGAGCGCGTCGTTGTGAACACATCTGGGAAGGGCTTCCGCTCTCGTTTCAGAGATCTCGCGGCTGCAGCTCAGCTGCGCACGAACAAGATGCTGCGGAAGAGTAAGGTCGATGTCATCGACATCGAGACCGGGCAGCCTTATGTGAAGCCGCTCATGCGCTTCTTCCGTGAACGGGCGTCCAGGCAATGA
- a CDS encoding VWA domain-containing protein — MFRFNDPLVLLLLLTLPVIAWIRHRAEGRRTGAIRFSSVSAAREAAGITSGWAHRVPGILRAVALTALIVALARPQTGMTSEDVRTQGIDILLALDVSSSMLAEDLEPNRLSAAKSVAAEFVQGRGNDRIGLIAFAGKAFTQAPLTLDYGVVTELLGELEIGMIEDGTAVGMGLATAVKRLQASSATSKVVILLTDGRSNRGEIGPVTAAQMAQALGVRVYTIGAGSQGTARMPVVDPLRGTSYANVQVDIDEVSLQEIAELTGGQYFRATDTESLAQIWAQIDELETTEIEVQNYTQYEERFGLVLMFGFLMLGLELGLSSTVLRRLP; from the coding sequence ATGTTCCGTTTCAACGACCCACTCGTGCTGCTCTTGCTCCTCACGTTGCCTGTCATCGCCTGGATCCGTCACAGAGCTGAGGGCAGAAGAACCGGAGCGATTCGGTTTTCTTCGGTCTCGGCAGCACGCGAAGCCGCGGGAATCACATCCGGCTGGGCGCATCGCGTGCCTGGAATCCTCCGCGCAGTGGCGTTGACCGCGTTGATCGTCGCGCTCGCGCGACCGCAAACTGGGATGACGTCGGAAGACGTCCGCACGCAGGGTATCGACATCCTGCTGGCATTGGACGTATCGAGTTCGATGCTTGCCGAGGACCTCGAGCCGAACCGCCTGTCCGCTGCTAAGAGTGTCGCGGCGGAGTTCGTTCAGGGTCGGGGCAACGACCGTATTGGCCTGATCGCCTTTGCCGGGAAGGCGTTCACTCAGGCGCCGCTTACTCTGGATTACGGCGTGGTGACCGAACTCCTGGGTGAACTGGAGATCGGGATGATCGAGGACGGGACGGCGGTCGGCATGGGCCTCGCGACGGCGGTGAAGCGCTTGCAGGCTTCGAGTGCCACCTCGAAGGTGGTCATTCTGCTCACCGACGGCCGCAGCAACCGAGGCGAGATCGGGCCGGTCACTGCCGCACAAATGGCGCAGGCCTTGGGCGTGAGGGTTTATACGATTGGGGCCGGATCCCAAGGCACCGCGCGCATGCCCGTAGTCGATCCGCTGCGAGGAACGTCGTACGCGAACGTACAGGTAGACATCGATGAGGTGTCTTTGCAGGAAATCGCGGAACTGACCGGTGGGCAGTACTTCCGAGCCACGGACACGGAGAGCTTGGCTCAGATCTGGGCGCAGATCGACGAGTTGGAGACTACCGAGATCGAGGTTCAGAACTACACGCAGTACGAGGAGCGTTTCGGCCTCGTGCTCATGTTCGGGTTCTTGATGCTGGGCCTCGAACTCGGGTTGTCCTCTACAGTGCTGCGGAGGCTGCCATGA
- a CDS encoding VWA domain-containing protein yields MFRFGSVEWLFGLLLVPVVITLLMMAARSRRRALDAFGDSDLVRRLTGSVNLTARRVKSSLVVTAVALAAVALARPQFGTRVETVSSVGQDIIVALDLSESMLAEDMAPNRLEVAKLAVRRLMSQLDGDRIGLVAFAADAFVQAPLTIDYGAAAMFLDAMHPDMMPVQGTDLGAALRVSLDALARSERSARSIVLITDFEHHEGIDMESLELLESGAVPVHVVGIGTLEGGPIPQFDENGRRDGFLRDEDGNVVTTRLAEEAVVDVTNLWEGRYVRAADGGGGLDALFAEIAGETGEELDEQQITVFEEQYQIFLALSVLMLLVEGLVSERKRSVHEWAGRFE; encoded by the coding sequence ATGTTCCGGTTTGGCTCTGTCGAATGGCTCTTTGGCCTTCTGCTCGTTCCGGTCGTCATCACCTTGTTGATGATGGCTGCGCGGAGCCGTCGGCGAGCACTCGACGCGTTCGGTGACTCCGACCTGGTCCGGCGCCTCACGGGTTCGGTGAACCTGACGGCCCGGCGTGTGAAATCGAGTCTGGTGGTGACAGCTGTCGCGTTGGCGGCCGTCGCGCTGGCCCGTCCACAGTTCGGGACGCGGGTCGAGACCGTGAGCAGCGTGGGGCAGGACATCATCGTGGCGCTCGACCTTTCAGAGTCCATGCTCGCCGAGGATATGGCACCGAACAGGCTCGAAGTCGCCAAATTGGCAGTGCGCCGCCTGATGTCTCAGCTGGATGGAGACCGCATTGGCTTGGTCGCGTTTGCAGCGGATGCGTTCGTGCAGGCTCCGCTCACGATCGACTATGGTGCGGCGGCGATGTTCTTGGACGCGATGCACCCGGATATGATGCCGGTGCAGGGAACCGATCTTGGCGCTGCCCTGCGGGTATCACTCGATGCACTGGCCCGGAGTGAGCGGAGCGCGCGGTCGATCGTTCTTATCACGGACTTCGAGCACCATGAAGGGATCGATATGGAGTCGCTCGAGCTCCTAGAGAGCGGGGCGGTTCCGGTGCACGTTGTGGGCATCGGTACGCTGGAAGGAGGGCCGATCCCGCAGTTCGATGAGAACGGCAGGCGTGACGGCTTCTTGAGAGACGAAGACGGCAATGTGGTAACGACGCGCCTGGCAGAGGAAGCGGTGGTCGACGTCACGAATCTGTGGGAAGGTCGCTATGTGCGTGCTGCGGACGGGGGCGGAGGACTCGATGCACTATTCGCTGAGATCGCGGGCGAGACGGGTGAGGAACTCGATGAACAACAGATCACAGTCTTCGAAGAGCAGTACCAGATCTTCCTTGCCTTGTCTGTCCTGATGTTGTTGGTGGAAGGTCTGGTGTCCGAGCGTAAGCGGAGCGTGCACGAATGGGCGGGGAGATTCGAATGA
- a CDS encoding tetratricopeptide repeat protein, with amino-acid sequence MRTFMNILALTASVAFALAAPSAVTAQTGRAQVQEGNRLYEEGRFEEAHQRYLEALAEDPASGLVRFNDGNALYQQQDYEKAMESYQQAIATGDPDFASAAWYNLGNAMYRGQQFEQALDAYKQALRLNPSDPDSKHNLEATLQQLETEEEDQEQQDDGESDEDEGDEEQPEDGEQQNQDGEQDPEDEQQPQDGEDEDEGEQDQQQGDEGEDEEEQPPEQGEDENVGEQPPEPQEGEAQVQPGEMTEEEAERLLDAIEEDADEVNRKRANARGRKPRKPW; translated from the coding sequence ATGAGAACGTTCATGAACATCTTGGCTCTGACCGCATCAGTGGCATTCGCCCTGGCGGCTCCGTCGGCGGTGACGGCTCAAACCGGGCGCGCCCAGGTTCAGGAAGGAAATCGTCTGTACGAAGAGGGCCGGTTCGAGGAAGCGCATCAGCGGTATCTGGAAGCGTTGGCCGAAGATCCCGCGTCTGGCCTCGTCCGCTTCAATGACGGCAATGCGCTGTATCAACAGCAGGACTACGAGAAGGCGATGGAGTCGTATCAACAGGCCATCGCGACGGGAGATCCCGACTTCGCGAGCGCCGCGTGGTACAACCTTGGAAACGCCATGTACCGCGGACAGCAGTTCGAGCAGGCGCTCGATGCTTACAAACAAGCGCTTCGCCTGAATCCCTCAGATCCTGATTCAAAGCACAATCTCGAGGCCACGCTCCAGCAGCTGGAAACCGAAGAAGAGGACCAGGAGCAGCAGGACGACGGTGAGTCCGATGAGGATGAGGGAGACGAGGAACAGCCTGAGGACGGCGAGCAGCAGAACCAAGACGGTGAGCAAGATCCTGAGGACGAGCAGCAGCCTCAGGACGGGGAAGACGAAGACGAGGGTGAGCAGGATCAGCAGCAGGGGGATGAGGGTGAGGACGAAGAAGAGCAGCCCCCTGAGCAGGGTGAAGATGAGAATGTGGGAGAACAGCCGCCGGAGCCGCAGGAAGGTGAGGCTCAGGTGCAGCCGGGTGAGATGACCGAGGAAGAAGCCGAACGCCTCCTGGATGCCATCGAAGAAGACGCGGACGAAGTGAACCGGAAGCGTGCGAACGCTCGTGGCAGGAAACCCAGGAAGCCGTGGTAG
- a CDS encoding BatD family protein, producing MVASAVLRFATRGLVLALLTSALAPGVSAQEISARAFLSPGTTVGLGQSFVLNVEVTGAQRIDNDPVIPTLTGFAQYLGSGSSTNMQMGGGRTIVSLTIQYRYQALVEGTFAIPPVDVVVGGETLRTEALQLIISSAPPPQQQDRRAVGGGAQEVGPEDLFVTAEASRTTVRDGEPLVVEYRIWTSVDVSQYSFTSLPEPQGFWVEDITPAGQPQVEQRTRNGREYASAVIRRVAMVPTGSGPRTLDPLGIEAQVRVRNSRDPFEGVFGRSSLFGTSVVPISVLSNPIELDIQALPEGAPQPFSGVVGALSVTSSLDRDSVAANDAVTLTVIVSGRGNIRGVPAPELNVPPDFEVFPPEISQVTNASTSGVTGSKTFEFVMIPRVGGSRAIPSIEMGYFDLAAGEYRTAASDPLPLTIAAVGDASYGFSRLNIDPQRQDIRFIRLDVPVLRRMDQNIFSGAAFWMLALLPLMGIAGALGLRKHQDRLLGDVAYARGRSAGKVAKKRLTEARRLAGKSDYRAFYAEVARALRGLVADKLNVAEAGMQMNDLEAGVKRAGVADAQVSELRSCLELCDRQRFAPPSDDPGEKTRLLDRVGGLMTALDREIRR from the coding sequence GTGGTAGCCTCTGCTGTCCTGCGTTTCGCCACTCGGGGGCTCGTTCTCGCCCTTCTGACGAGTGCGCTGGCCCCAGGTGTGTCCGCACAAGAAATCAGCGCGCGCGCGTTCTTGTCTCCCGGCACCACGGTCGGTCTCGGCCAATCGTTCGTGCTCAATGTCGAAGTGACCGGAGCTCAACGCATCGACAATGATCCTGTGATCCCGACGCTCACTGGATTTGCTCAGTATCTCGGTTCCGGCTCGTCCACGAACATGCAGATGGGCGGTGGCCGCACCATCGTGTCCCTGACGATCCAGTATCGGTACCAGGCGCTCGTTGAAGGGACTTTCGCGATACCACCCGTCGACGTTGTCGTGGGTGGTGAGACGCTCCGAACGGAGGCGCTCCAGCTCATCATTTCATCAGCTCCGCCGCCCCAGCAGCAGGATAGGCGCGCAGTAGGAGGCGGTGCTCAGGAGGTCGGTCCGGAGGATCTGTTCGTGACTGCCGAAGCGTCCCGGACCACAGTGCGAGACGGCGAGCCTCTTGTTGTCGAATACCGCATTTGGACCAGCGTGGACGTGAGTCAGTACAGCTTCACCTCACTGCCGGAGCCCCAGGGGTTTTGGGTCGAGGACATCACCCCGGCCGGGCAGCCCCAGGTTGAGCAGAGGACTCGGAACGGCCGCGAGTATGCATCCGCCGTGATTCGGCGGGTCGCCATGGTGCCGACAGGCTCGGGGCCACGTACGCTCGATCCTCTCGGGATCGAAGCGCAGGTTCGGGTACGGAACAGCCGTGACCCGTTCGAGGGAGTCTTCGGGCGGTCGTCCTTGTTCGGCACTTCGGTCGTTCCCATTTCGGTGCTCTCGAACCCGATCGAGTTGGACATCCAGGCGCTGCCGGAAGGGGCTCCGCAGCCGTTCTCGGGTGTCGTGGGGGCGCTGTCGGTGACGTCGAGCCTGGATCGGGACTCAGTCGCTGCGAACGATGCAGTGACGCTGACCGTCATCGTTTCGGGGCGAGGAAATATCAGGGGTGTGCCCGCCCCCGAACTCAATGTACCGCCCGACTTCGAAGTGTTCCCGCCTGAGATTTCTCAGGTCACGAATGCGTCGACGTCAGGGGTCACTGGGTCTAAGACGTTCGAATTCGTGATGATTCCCAGAGTGGGCGGCTCGAGGGCCATCCCTTCCATCGAGATGGGTTACTTCGACCTCGCAGCGGGTGAGTACCGCACGGCGGCCTCAGATCCGTTGCCGTTGACGATCGCGGCGGTGGGCGATGCTTCGTATGGATTCAGCCGACTGAACATTGATCCTCAGCGTCAGGACATCCGCTTCATTCGTCTCGACGTGCCGGTGTTGCGACGTATGGACCAGAACATCTTTTCGGGGGCTGCATTCTGGATGTTGGCGTTGCTGCCTCTGATGGGGATCGCTGGAGCTCTGGGGCTTCGCAAGCACCAGGACAGGCTCTTGGGTGACGTCGCGTATGCCCGGGGACGAAGTGCCGGCAAGGTCGCCAAGAAGCGGCTGACCGAAGCACGGCGCCTCGCCGGGAAGTCGGATTATCGTGCCTTCTATGCCGAGGTGGCTCGCGCCCTCAGGGGGTTGGTCGCGGATAAGCTCAACGTCGCCGAGGCCGGCATGCAGATGAATGATCTAGAAGCAGGCGTGAAACGGGCAGGCGTTGCGGACGCCCAAGTCTCGGAGCTCCGCTCCTGTTTGGAGCTTTGCGACCGACAGCGGTTCGCCCCGCCATCGGACGATCCTGGGGAAAAGACCCGGCTGCTGGATCGCGTGGGGGGCCTTATGACGGCTCTCGATCGAGAGATTCGGCGATGA
- a CDS encoding tetratricopeptide repeat protein: protein MSVRWLLVLLVAVGAPQVAHGQDELFQQGNQFYQAEDWSEAISAYENLLAAGFEGADLYYNLGNAYFKKGELGRSILNWERAAAIQPGEPDLRANLDLAGSLTIDVIEPLPEFWLLGVWSWWLHLIPYTALVLFVGGSWLLLVGGSITRILGRSDGSSRWGTRAASVGAVVLVLAGANLVVRELGLGQADRGVILLEAVQVRSAPSEDEDLTLFEIHEGTRVRIDQRAGLWAEIVLEDGKVGWVPVEAMEVI, encoded by the coding sequence ATGAGCGTGCGTTGGCTTCTCGTATTGCTCGTGGCTGTCGGCGCACCGCAGGTGGCGCACGGCCAAGATGAGCTGTTCCAGCAGGGCAATCAGTTCTACCAAGCTGAAGACTGGAGTGAGGCGATCTCGGCATACGAGAATCTCCTCGCTGCCGGATTCGAAGGCGCAGACCTCTACTACAACCTGGGTAACGCGTACTTCAAAAAGGGTGAGCTCGGGCGCTCCATCCTGAATTGGGAGCGCGCAGCGGCGATTCAGCCTGGAGAGCCCGACCTGAGGGCGAACCTAGACCTTGCCGGATCCCTGACCATCGACGTGATCGAACCGCTTCCAGAATTCTGGTTGTTGGGCGTGTGGTCTTGGTGGCTGCACCTCATCCCGTACACCGCGCTCGTACTCTTCGTGGGCGGGTCGTGGCTTTTGCTGGTCGGTGGGAGTATCACGCGCATTCTGGGACGTTCTGATGGCTCGAGCCGATGGGGCACTCGCGCCGCTTCGGTCGGGGCCGTGGTTTTGGTCTTGGCTGGGGCGAACCTGGTCGTGCGCGAACTGGGACTGGGTCAGGCGGATCGCGGTGTGATCCTACTGGAGGCCGTCCAGGTTCGATCGGCGCCGTCCGAAGATGAGGACCTGACTTTGTTCGAGATCCACGAGGGGACGCGCGTGCGCATCGATCAGCGTGCGGGTCTGTGGGCTGAGATCGTGCTGGAGGATGGAAAAGTGGGGTGGGTGCCAGTGGAGGCGATGGAGGTCATCTGA
- a CDS encoding FAD-binding oxidoreductase: MSQSSDVIVVGAGIMGASIAWHLAERGLRVTVLERESAPAMGSTGKSAAGVRVQFTTEANIRLSMYSLPFYRSFKERLGYDVGYSDIGYLLVVPHERWEQHLESVELQRSLGAPVEVFSPEDAQRFVPFSTEGVAGATYGPWDGVIDPHMATHAWVSMGRGSGVDFRFGSEVTSVERTAENWRIGTDESTYEAPYVVNAAGAWSGALGGFAGLDVPVGPKRIQIFLSAPITDERTYPLTIDTATGVYVRSEGDRVLFGLDNLKQDFGFTEGIDPEWLETVLLKGVDRFPWWEDLGVDMKGSWWGYYGVSPDNSPIIGPHPGVEGWIDACGFSGHGIMHAPVTGLAVSEIIVDGQSHTVDVSLFGHDRFGKDVPVEDNVF, from the coding sequence TTGAGCCAAAGTTCGGATGTCATCGTAGTCGGCGCAGGCATCATGGGCGCCTCGATCGCGTGGCATCTGGCTGAGCGGGGCCTGAGGGTCACCGTCCTCGAACGAGAATCGGCGCCCGCCATGGGCTCTACCGGTAAGAGCGCCGCCGGCGTTCGTGTTCAGTTCACAACGGAAGCCAACATCCGCCTGTCGATGTACTCCCTCCCCTTCTATCGCTCCTTCAAAGAACGTTTGGGATACGACGTCGGGTATTCAGACATCGGGTATCTCTTGGTTGTCCCGCACGAACGCTGGGAGCAACACCTCGAAAGCGTCGAGCTCCAACGGAGCCTCGGCGCACCGGTTGAGGTCTTCTCGCCGGAGGACGCGCAGCGCTTCGTGCCCTTCTCCACGGAGGGAGTCGCAGGGGCTACGTACGGTCCGTGGGACGGCGTGATCGATCCGCACATGGCAACGCACGCTTGGGTTTCTATGGGACGAGGTTCGGGAGTCGACTTCCGATTCGGGTCTGAAGTCACCTCGGTTGAACGGACCGCCGAGAATTGGCGGATCGGGACGGACGAGTCCACCTATGAGGCCCCGTACGTGGTGAACGCCGCCGGGGCATGGTCTGGAGCCCTGGGTGGATTCGCAGGGCTCGACGTGCCCGTTGGGCCCAAGCGCATCCAAATCTTCCTCAGCGCACCCATCACGGACGAGCGGACCTACCCGCTCACCATCGACACCGCCACTGGTGTATACGTCCGAAGCGAAGGAGATCGTGTGCTCTTCGGACTCGACAATCTGAAGCAGGACTTCGGTTTCACCGAAGGCATCGACCCGGAATGGCTCGAAACAGTGCTCCTCAAGGGCGTGGACCGCTTCCCTTGGTGGGAAGACCTCGGCGTCGACATGAAAGGAAGCTGGTGGGGTTACTACGGCGTGAGTCCGGATAACAGCCCGATCATCGGACCCCACCCGGGAGTGGAGGGGTGGATCGATGCATGTGGCTTCTCCGGCCACGGCATCATGCACGCTCCGGTGACCGGTCTCGCTGTTTCTGAGATCATCGTGGACGGACAATCCCATACCGTCGACGTGAGCCTCTTCGGTCACGACCGATTCGGAAAAGACGTGCCTGTCGAGGACAACGTCTTCTAG